A window of Hymenobacter aerilatus contains these coding sequences:
- a CDS encoding phosphoribosylanthranilate isomerase — protein MKPTLRPRIKICCISTRQELEIAVGLGVDALGLVARMPRGPGIIPDDLVRELARRTPPSVASFLLTSETTTQAIIAHQCRTGADTLQIVDALSDGTYKDLRTALPGISLVQVIHVNGSEAFDEAKRVAPHVDGILLDSGNPKLPVKELGGTGRVHNWDISRRIREALDIPVFLAGGLNAENVREAIETVRPFGVDVCSGVRSDGQLDSQKLHRFVEVVRQYMP, from the coding sequence ATGAAGCCTACTTTGCGTCCGCGCATCAAAATCTGCTGCATCAGCACGCGGCAGGAACTGGAAATAGCTGTGGGATTGGGCGTCGACGCCCTGGGGCTGGTGGCCCGCATGCCCAGGGGCCCCGGCATCATCCCCGATGACCTGGTGCGGGAGTTGGCCCGCCGCACGCCGCCCTCAGTGGCGTCGTTTCTGCTCACCAGCGAAACCACTACGCAGGCCATTATTGCGCACCAATGCCGTACCGGCGCCGACACGCTGCAAATTGTGGATGCTCTGAGCGACGGCACCTACAAAGACCTGCGCACGGCCCTACCCGGCATCAGTCTGGTGCAAGTCATTCACGTGAATGGCTCCGAGGCGTTTGACGAAGCCAAGCGCGTAGCTCCGCACGTAGATGGCATCCTGCTCGACTCGGGCAACCCCAAGCTACCCGTGAAGGAGCTGGGTGGCACCGGTCGGGTGCACAACTGGGACATCAGCCGCCGTATCCGCGAGGCGCTGGATATTCCGGTGTTTCTGGCCGGCGGCTTGAACGCCGAGAACGTGCGCGAGGCCATCGAAACCGTGCGCCCTTTTGGGGTAGACGTGTGCAGCGGCGTCCGCTCCGATGGGCAGCTGGATAGCCAGAAGCTACACCGTTTCGTGGAGGTAGTACGCCAGTACATGCCGTAA
- a CDS encoding c-type heme family protein: MRLRMWGGVGMLLLSACRPDQVEHLSNTKELAVEAENHQVKRILPADLLRATRWAGDSLTRTADRALRQQVAALLQAGPVAQALPAGHGAAFAATDSVARVLQGTLSHTRRTPGTSPSQAADTSRTVKRTSGEVLTYERALLVTDAACLRCHGTETDVAPTDLALIRQRYPRVPLGYRVGEAMGTWSAQFTRQGIAEFYTMKTRKIFKRRF; encoded by the coding sequence ATGCGTTTGCGAATGTGGGGTGGGGTAGGGATGCTCCTGCTGTCAGCCTGTCGTCCCGACCAGGTAGAGCACCTCTCGAACACGAAAGAATTGGCCGTGGAGGCCGAAAATCACCAGGTGAAGCGCATTTTGCCCGCCGACCTGCTGCGCGCTACCCGCTGGGCCGGCGATTCGCTCACGCGCACTGCCGACCGTGCCCTACGCCAGCAGGTGGCCGCTTTGCTGCAAGCTGGCCCCGTGGCCCAGGCTCTACCCGCCGGCCACGGTGCTGCCTTTGCCGCTACCGATTCGGTGGCGCGGGTGCTTCAGGGTACGCTCAGCCATACACGCCGCACCCCCGGTACCAGCCCCAGCCAGGCTGCCGATACCAGCCGAACAGTGAAGCGAACTTCAGGCGAAGTGCTCACCTACGAACGGGCGTTGCTGGTTACAGATGCTGCTTGCCTGCGCTGCCACGGCACCGAAACGGATGTGGCGCCGACCGATCTGGCCCTGATTCGGCAGCGCTACCCCCGCGTGCCGCTAGGCTACCGGGTAGGCGAGGCCATGGGAACATGGAGCGCGCAGTTCACCCGCCAGGGCATCGCAGAGTTCTACACCATGAAAACCCGAAAGATATTTAAGCGGCGGTTTTAG
- the thrC gene encoding threonine synthase — MHYHSLNHQSPAVDFRTATIQGQAPDGGLYFPETIPRFSADFLLTLKTLPAAEVAYQVMAPYVGDAIPEEELRRICAETVNFPFPLAPITEQIAALELFHGPTLAFKDVGARFMSRCLGYFSRQETAPVTVLVATSGDTGGAVADGFLGVEGVEVVILYPAGKVSPLQERQLTTLGQNITALEIQGNFDDCQRLVKQAFADVDLMQQQRLTSANSINVARWLPQQIYYCLAWQQWQPQLPPVVAVPSGNFGNLCAGLLAHVSGLPVAHFVAACNANDAVPAYLLSGEYAAKPAVATISNAMDVGNPSNFGRILALFEAEHTRITGLMTGYSITDAETEQTIQQVHTETGYLLDPHGAVAYNALQRHLAAHPTPQGGFLLETAHPVKFREVVEPLLGEAVPLPAALEPLMQRPIERVPLPAEYTALREFLLNR; from the coding sequence ATGCACTACCATAGTCTCAACCACCAGTCGCCGGCCGTTGATTTCCGCACGGCAACCATCCAGGGTCAGGCGCCCGACGGCGGCTTATACTTCCCAGAAACCATTCCGCGCTTCTCGGCTGATTTTCTGCTGACGCTGAAAACCCTACCCGCCGCCGAAGTAGCCTACCAGGTGATGGCGCCCTACGTGGGCGACGCCATTCCGGAAGAGGAGCTGCGCCGCATCTGCGCCGAAACGGTCAATTTCCCGTTTCCGCTGGCACCCATCACGGAGCAGATTGCGGCGCTGGAGCTGTTTCATGGGCCTACCCTGGCTTTCAAAGATGTGGGGGCACGCTTTATGAGCCGATGCCTAGGCTACTTCTCGCGGCAGGAAACGGCGCCCGTAACAGTGCTGGTAGCCACTTCTGGTGATACAGGCGGAGCAGTGGCCGATGGCTTTTTGGGCGTGGAAGGGGTAGAAGTGGTCATTCTCTACCCCGCTGGTAAAGTGAGCCCCTTGCAGGAGCGCCAGCTTACTACGCTGGGCCAGAACATCACGGCCCTCGAAATTCAGGGCAACTTCGACGACTGCCAGCGCCTTGTGAAGCAGGCCTTTGCCGATGTGGACCTAATGCAACAGCAGCGCCTCACGTCGGCCAACTCCATCAACGTGGCGCGCTGGCTGCCCCAACAGATTTACTACTGCCTGGCCTGGCAACAGTGGCAACCGCAACTACCGCCGGTAGTGGCAGTGCCCAGCGGCAACTTCGGCAACCTGTGCGCCGGGCTGCTGGCGCACGTGTCGGGGCTGCCGGTGGCGCACTTCGTGGCAGCCTGCAACGCCAACGACGCGGTGCCTGCCTACCTGCTCAGCGGCGAGTACGCGGCCAAGCCAGCCGTGGCCACTATTTCTAATGCCATGGACGTGGGCAACCCCAGCAACTTCGGCCGTATTCTGGCGCTGTTCGAGGCAGAGCACACGCGCATCACTGGGCTGATGACGGGCTACTCCATCACAGATGCCGAAACGGAGCAAACCATCCAGCAAGTACACACCGAAACCGGCTACCTGCTGGACCCGCACGGGGCCGTAGCGTATAACGCGCTACAACGCCATCTGGCAGCGCACCCCACGCCCCAAGGCGGCTTTTTGCTCGAAACGGCACACCCGGTGAAGTTCCGGGAGGTAGTGGAGCCCTTGCTGGGTGAGGCCGTGCCGCTCCCGGCAGCCCTGGAGCCGCTCATGCAGCGCCCCATCGAGCGGGTGCCACTGCCGGCAGAATACACAGCGCTACGGGAGTTTTTGCTGAACCGATAG
- a CDS encoding homoserine kinase, whose amino-acid sequence MSVTVLAPATVANMVCGFDVLGFALAEPADTMHLRLTDTPGVTIINEDDFDLPTEPTRNVAGGALLALLREAPGVGIEVRINKAIRPGSGIGSSAASAAGAVVGANALLNNRFSKEDLVRFAMFGEEVASGVQHADNIAPCLYGGVTLIRSTAPLDIVPLPTPPLWVTVVHPQIEVKTADARAILKRQVPLPTAIRQWGNVGGLVAGLCLQDYNLIGRALEDFIVEPVRSILIPGFAEVKAASREAGALGGGISGSGPSIFMLSQEEATARAVAAAMQAVYDRLSIAQFTYVTRMNTEGVRVVRSTEQVEIPLF is encoded by the coding sequence ATGTCTGTTACCGTTTTGGCTCCGGCCACCGTGGCCAATATGGTCTGCGGGTTTGATGTGCTGGGCTTTGCCCTGGCCGAGCCCGCCGACACTATGCACCTGCGCCTGACCGACACACCTGGCGTTACCATTATCAACGAAGACGATTTCGACCTGCCCACCGAGCCCACACGCAACGTGGCGGGCGGGGCGCTGCTGGCCTTGCTGCGCGAAGCACCGGGGGTAGGGATAGAGGTACGCATCAACAAGGCCATTCGGCCGGGCAGCGGTATCGGGTCCAGCGCGGCCAGTGCGGCGGGTGCAGTGGTAGGGGCCAACGCGCTGCTAAACAATCGGTTCAGCAAGGAAGACCTGGTGCGATTTGCCATGTTTGGGGAAGAAGTGGCCTCGGGCGTGCAGCACGCCGACAACATTGCGCCGTGCCTGTACGGGGGCGTCACGCTCATCCGCAGCACCGCCCCGCTCGATATTGTGCCGCTGCCTACCCCCCCGTTGTGGGTAACGGTGGTGCACCCGCAGATTGAAGTGAAAACCGCCGATGCCCGCGCCATTCTGAAGCGGCAGGTGCCCCTACCCACCGCCATCCGGCAATGGGGCAACGTGGGCGGGCTGGTGGCCGGCCTCTGCCTGCAAGACTACAATTTAATAGGTCGCGCCCTGGAAGACTTTATCGTGGAGCCCGTGCGCAGCATTCTGATTCCGGGTTTTGCCGAGGTGAAAGCCGCCAGCCGCGAAGCTGGGGCCTTAGGCGGCGGCATCTCGGGCTCGGGTCCATCTATCTTCATGCTGAGCCAGGAAGAAGCCACTGCCCGCGCCGTGGCCGCCGCCATGCAAGCCGTGTACGACCGGCTGAGCATCGCGCAGTTCACCTACGTCACGCGCATGAACACTGAGGGCGTGCGGGTGGTGAGGTCCACCGAGCAGGTTGAAATCCCACTATTTTGA
- the thrA gene encoding bifunctional aspartate kinase/homoserine dehydrogenase I has protein sequence MQILKFGGSSVATAATIQQVGELVAQAAQRGPTVVVVSALGGTTDALIMAGQQAASGHESYRQLLQTIEQRHLEAAKELAPVTSQSSLLSRVKQECNDLETLCDSVFALGELSVRTLDRLMSFGELLSARLVAANLQVRGIDHVCHDSRELIRTNSNFGNALVDFQTTNRQVQTYVRNHPHAVYVLPGFIASDAQGATTTLGRGGSDYTAAILAGALEAEVLEIWTDVSGMMTADPRLVRQARPIPRISYQEAMELSHFGAKVLYPPTIQPVRQRGIPLLIKNTFAPADEGTRVEVAPPATGEVVRGLSSIGQITLLRLEGGGMVGIPGFSMRLFAALAREKVNVILITQSSSEYSICVAVRTADAVSAKAATDDEFAFEIGSGKVEPLVVEADLAIVALVGEKMKDHPNVSGRLFNALGNNGVNIRAIAQGSSEKNISVVVRTQDVRKAINVLHESFFEVQTKQVNLFVVGTGNVGGKLLEQLSRQRAYLLRHLRLQVRVVGVANSRRFAFAEQGLELSSWRDTLAQGEEGKLADFLQVIKNRNLRNTIFVDVTASGEVARCYPELLSRGAAVVACNKIAGSAELSYYQQLKRLSREFGASFLFETNVGAGLPIIGTLNDLTRSGDEVQRIEAVLSGTLNFVFNHYDASRPFADVVRQAQDEGYTEPDPRLDLSGVDVARKILILAREAGQELEMSDIENEAFLPASCMEGSVEDFYQEMAHQEPHFQRLYREAAAAGKQLRFVARYTDGAAAVGLQAVGPDHDFYSLQGKDNAVLFYTARYPEQPLVVKGAGAGADVTASGVFADIMRATRQ, from the coding sequence ATGCAGATTCTGAAATTTGGTGGTTCTTCAGTAGCCACGGCGGCGACCATCCAACAAGTAGGCGAGCTGGTAGCGCAGGCCGCGCAACGCGGTCCTACCGTGGTAGTAGTATCGGCGCTGGGTGGCACCACCGATGCGCTGATTATGGCCGGCCAGCAAGCGGCGTCTGGGCATGAAAGCTACCGGCAGCTGCTGCAAACCATTGAGCAGCGCCATTTGGAGGCGGCTAAGGAGCTGGCGCCCGTCACCAGCCAGAGCAGTCTGCTGAGCCGGGTGAAGCAGGAATGCAACGACCTGGAAACGCTCTGCGACAGCGTGTTTGCGCTGGGTGAGTTGTCGGTGCGGACGCTGGACCGCCTCATGAGCTTCGGGGAGCTGCTGTCGGCGCGGCTGGTGGCGGCCAATTTGCAGGTGCGCGGTATTGACCACGTTTGCCACGACAGCCGCGAGCTGATCCGCACGAATAGCAACTTCGGCAATGCGCTGGTAGATTTTCAGACCACCAACCGGCAAGTCCAGACCTACGTGCGCAACCACCCGCACGCGGTGTATGTGCTGCCGGGCTTTATTGCTTCGGATGCGCAAGGCGCTACCACCACCCTGGGTCGCGGTGGCTCCGATTATACGGCTGCCATCCTGGCCGGCGCGTTGGAAGCCGAAGTGCTGGAAATCTGGACCGACGTGAGCGGCATGATGACGGCTGACCCACGCCTGGTGCGCCAGGCTCGACCCATTCCGCGCATCAGCTACCAGGAAGCCATGGAGCTGTCGCACTTCGGGGCCAAGGTGCTGTATCCGCCTACCATCCAGCCGGTGCGGCAGCGCGGTATTCCGCTGCTCATCAAAAACACCTTTGCACCCGCCGACGAAGGCACCCGCGTAGAGGTGGCGCCACCCGCTACTGGCGAGGTGGTACGCGGCCTTTCCAGCATTGGGCAAATCACACTGCTGCGGCTGGAGGGCGGCGGCATGGTAGGCATTCCGGGCTTTTCGATGCGGTTGTTTGCGGCCCTGGCACGGGAGAAAGTCAACGTCATTCTCATCACCCAAAGCTCCTCGGAGTATAGCATTTGCGTGGCCGTGCGCACCGCCGATGCCGTGAGCGCCAAAGCCGCCACCGACGACGAGTTTGCCTTTGAAATAGGCTCCGGCAAGGTAGAGCCGCTGGTCGTAGAGGCCGACTTGGCTATCGTAGCGCTGGTGGGCGAGAAGATGAAGGACCACCCCAACGTGAGCGGGCGCCTGTTTAACGCGCTGGGTAACAATGGGGTGAATATTCGGGCCATTGCGCAGGGCTCGTCGGAGAAGAACATTTCGGTGGTGGTGCGGACGCAGGACGTGCGCAAGGCCATCAACGTGCTGCACGAGTCATTCTTTGAGGTGCAGACCAAGCAGGTAAACCTGTTTGTGGTGGGCACCGGCAACGTGGGCGGCAAACTGCTGGAGCAACTCTCGCGGCAGCGGGCCTACCTGCTGCGCCACCTGCGTCTGCAAGTGCGGGTAGTGGGCGTGGCCAACAGCCGCCGGTTTGCCTTTGCCGAGCAAGGCCTGGAGCTCAGTAGCTGGCGTGACACCCTGGCTCAGGGCGAAGAAGGCAAGCTGGCCGACTTCCTGCAAGTCATCAAAAACCGCAACCTGCGCAACACCATTTTTGTGGACGTGACAGCCAGCGGTGAGGTGGCCCGCTGCTATCCTGAGCTGCTGAGCCGGGGCGCGGCTGTGGTAGCGTGCAACAAAATTGCCGGCTCGGCCGAGCTGAGCTACTACCAGCAGCTCAAACGGTTGTCGAGGGAGTTTGGGGCGTCGTTTCTGTTTGAAACGAACGTGGGCGCGGGCCTACCCATCATTGGTACACTCAACGACCTCACGCGCAGCGGCGACGAAGTGCAACGCATTGAGGCTGTGCTGTCGGGTACGCTCAACTTCGTGTTCAACCACTATGATGCGTCGAGGCCCTTTGCCGACGTGGTGCGCCAGGCCCAGGACGAGGGCTACACTGAGCCCGACCCGCGCCTCGACCTAAGCGGGGTAGACGTGGCCCGCAAAATTCTGATTCTAGCCCGCGAAGCCGGGCAGGAGCTGGAAATGAGCGACATCGAAAACGAAGCGTTCCTGCCTGCCTCGTGTATGGAAGGTAGCGTAGAGGATTTCTACCAGGAAATGGCCCACCAGGAGCCGCACTTCCAGCGTCTCTACCGCGAGGCCGCCGCCGCCGGCAAGCAGCTCCGCTTCGTGGCTCGCTATACTGATGGCGCCGCCGCCGTGGGCCTGCAAGCCGTCGGCCCCGACCACGATTTTTACTCCCTGCAAGGCAAAGACAACGCCGTGTTATTCTACACCGCCCGCTACCCCGAGCAGCCGCTGGTGGTGAAGGGAGCAGGCGCCGGCGCCGACGTAACCGCCTCTGGAGTCTTCGCCGACATCATGCGCGCCACGCGACAGTAG